The following coding sequences are from one Schizosaccharomyces osmophilus chromosome 1, complete sequence window:
- the fba1 gene encoding fructose-bisphosphate aldolase Fba1 — protein MRLIGQLRRFGHYRYVHQVTSFSGWGSWADYIRAWPFTKRFHHRSYHQIINMGILDIVPTGVISGDNVLKLFTYAREHGFAIPAINVTSSSTVVAALEAAREARSPIVLQCSNGGSVFFAGKKSSNDGQKASIAGCVAAAHYIRSIAPFFGVPVVLHSDHCAEKLLPWMEGMFAADEAYFKLHGEPLFSSHMLDLSEEPKEQNIASVKKYCERAVQMKIWIEMEIGITGGEEDGVDNSGAEQNTLYTQPEDIWDVYRELSSVTPYFSIAAAFGNVHGVYKPGNVKLRPEILGDHQKYVQQQLKSTNDKPVFFVFHGGSGSSVNEFRTGIKSGVVKVNIDTDTQYAYLEGVRDYVLKFQDYLKTPVGNPEGPDKPNKKKFDPRVWVHEGEKTMTKRIVTALEDFYANNTL, from the coding sequence ATGAGACTGATTGGACAATTACGACGGTTCGGTCACTATCGATACGTTCATCAGGTGACGAGTTTTTCCGGATGGGGTAGCTGGGCAGACTATATAAGAGCTTGGCCCTTCACCAAGAGGTTTCATCACAGGTCCTACCATCAAATCATAAATATGGGTATTCTCGACATTGTTCCTACTGGTGTTATTAGCGGTGACAACGTTTTGAAGTTGTTCACCTACGCTCGTGAGCACGGATTTGCTATCCCTGCCATCAACGTCACCTCCTCTTCTACCGTTGTTGCTGCTCTCGAAGCTGCTCGTGAGGCTCGTTCCCCCATCGTCTTGCAATGCTCTAACGGTGGTTCCGTTTTCTTCGCCGGCAAGAAGTCCTCTAACGACGGCCAAAAGGCTTCCATCGCTGGATGTGTTGCTGCCGCTCACTACATCCGCTCCATCGCCCCCTTCTTCGGTGTCCCCGTCGTCTTGCACTCTGACCACTGCGCCGAGAAGCTCCTCCCCTGGATGGAGGGTATGTTCGCCGCTGACGAAGCTTACTTCAAGCTCCACGGTGAACCCCTTTTCTCTTCTCACATGCTTGACTTGTCTGAAGAGCCCAAGGAACAAAACATTGCCAGTGTTAAGAAGTACTGCGAACGTGCCGTCCAAATGAAGATCTGGATTGAGATGGAAATCGGTATCACTGGTGGTGAAGAAGATGGTGTCGACAACTCTGGTGCCGAACAAAACACCCTCTACACTCAACCCGAAGACATCTGGGATGTCTACCGTGAACTCTCTAGCGTTACTCCTTACTTCTCCATCGCTGCCGCTTTCGGTAACGTCCACGGTGTCTACAAGCCCGGTAACGTCAAGCTCCGCCCTGAAATCTTGGGTGACCACCAAAAGTATGTTCAACAACAACTCAAGTCCACCAACGACAAGCCCgtcttcttcgtcttccaCGGTGGTTCCGGTTCTTCCGTTAACGAATTCCGTACCGGTATCAAGAGCGGTGTTGTCAAGGTCAACATTGACACTGACACCCAATACGCTTACCTCGAAGGTGTTCGTGACTACGTCTTGAAGTTCCAAGACTACCTCAAGACCCCCGTCGGTAACCCCGAGGGCCCTGACAAGCCTAACAAGAAGAAGTTCGATCCCCGTGTCTGGGTTCACGAGGGTGAAAAGACCATGACCAAGCGTATCGTCACTGCTCTTGAGGACTTCTATGCCAACAACACCCtctaa